The nucleotide sequence CTGGACCTCCTGTAGATCACTGAAGCTGATCAAAAAGTATTTGTAATTTTAAAGCAAGAATATGATGATCTGCCTGTAACTTTAACATTGGGGTGTTAATTGCCTATCCCTAGTCCAGCTGGGAAAAACAACAGCGACAGGTTTCCCGCTGGAGCTGCTGACTTCTGAGACTGGACTTGTAGTTCATTATtgaattaatgaattattattgAATTGTTTCTTTCTCACTGGCTTCCCACAGCCTCAGCACCCTGGTCTGAATCCCCTAGCTTATTGCTGTAAATAACAACATGCTGGGTATGTGACAGCAGggcagacagaaaacatgggaagagagagagaggggtccaGACTTTTATTTGGTACACATTTTGGCCCCCAGGTCGCAGTGGTGGCCTGTGAGACGAAAGCTTCTGTCACCTGCAACTCTTGATCTAACCATTTTATTCCTCCACTGCAGTATTGTCCAGTGCAAAGCTGATCCCCCAAATGTGTATTGACAATAAGTTACTGCAAAAAAACTATAAGTCTTACTTTTGATGTACATATAAAAAACCGTTGTTGTCGGGAGATCAGGGCATCCTTTTTCGTGTTCACTTGCAGTAGTAATTACAACCCTTACAAACAGTTAATGATAAATTGATTAGTCATCATTAACGAGGTTGACAATGTAATTTGTGTCCCTAGTAGATAGGTCTGTAAAACAGTGAAAAGCACAATAGAAGAGCAGGAATTAgtcaacaataactgaaacATCGTTCAGCTAATAGTTTGACTAAGAGGTTGACTATCTGGTGTAATTCTATGAAGACATTCATATATTAACTAGCAGCAGAAGTTCTTTTTGCGtcattacttttttgttttactttgcaCCAATGTTTCCACCAACCTTCCTGTATCCGATGAGTAATGTGGCTTTAGGATGTAGGGACAGGACGCTCAGTGCTTAGACTGCCCAGAGAGTCAAAAGCACGTATGCATCTCAGCATGTTTTACGTTCCACTGAACTTGTGGTCAGCCGCTTGCCTAGTCAAAGATTACAAAGCTTTAAAGTATTTGCTATACAAGCGAGTGCTCAGTTTCCTCTGTCATGTGACAGTCGGCTGAGTAAGCCAGTTGTGTGCAGTTGTGCCTGCTTGTTATGTGCTACATGATGATCTTATTGTGCACCtgatttccccccccccccactctttTGTGTATTTCCAGCTACATTAATGGTCAAGCTCGCCCATTTGGTGTGGTTGATTTAGCACTATACCTACCCATATTCAATTTAAAtctcctttattgtgtttttctgaTTCTACCTTGTGTCATCAAAGTTTTAATCACTGCATTTTAAAGCTTAAATATTAAACTTCAGCCCTGTAGATAACAAGTCTGGGATTTTCTGCtctgacacccccccccccccccccccccccccttcttctcagtcttatatgttttattttctttccagCTGCCTTTCTCACACAGACGGTATGTTTGGATGACACAACAGTCAAGTTTGAGATCTGGGACACTGCAGGACAGGAACGGTATCACAGCTTGGCACCCATGTACTACAGGGGAGCACAGGCTGCCATCGTGGTCTACGATATCACCAACACAGTAAGTCACATGGACTGTGACGTCAGCCAAGACAGTCAAAAGTCTTGTGTCATTTGTTTGTTGACCCTTGTCTTCCAGCCTGGGTTGATGATTGCTTAATTCAAGAGATGGCTACAGACCTTTGCTCTTTTAACTCTTACAGTGATATGTAACATGTAAAACCTCTCAaggtttaaaagtttaaaagcaccGCATAtataactgtattttatttctttttttctttttgaaaggaTACATTCACACGTGCAAAGAACTGGGTGAAGGAGCTCCAGCGACAAGCCAGCCCGAATATTGTTATTGCACTGGCAGGAAACAAAGCAGATCTGGCCAACAAGAGAGCTGTAGATTTCCAGGTAGAGATTCATTTTTACAGTCTGACATTGAAGTTCTAAAAATTCTTTAATGAAACTcttgaataaattaatataagCAGTCAATTTCCcaatttctgtgtttgtgtgtttatttctgtagGAAGCGCAAGCATATGCAGATGACAACAGTTTGCTCTTCATGGAGACTTCAGCCAAGACTGCTATGAATGTCAATGAAATTTTTATGGCTATAGGTAAGAACTAACAAGGACACACTTTACTGTcatgtagagctgcaacaattagtctaTTAATCGATGTGTCGATcaattgaaaataaattttcAAATATCTTGATAATTAGTGttaattttcttgattaataGTTTTGTTTATAATTTCCCATATTCAATTTCCTTATTTTAACTGCCCATCAGTCCCAAGAAATTCAATTTAGTGTACTggaaatcctcacatttaagaatgTTGAACCGGAGAATGAATGAGTTAAAGGATTATTCCTcttttaaaatagtttataCATTTTCTGTGGATTGACTAATCAAGCCAAAAAATGATTTAGGCTGTATTTAGCCATTTCTTaagtaaaaattacaaatgtttaatatttctgaTTCTCATGTGTAAAAAGTTGCTGTTCTCTTGAAGTAAATTgaatatgtttgggttttggacttttggtcaagtaaaacaagacatttgataaTATCACCTCAGGCTCTAGAAAatagttttcacatttttttcatcacttttttttatttttatgaatagTGTTTACTATTTTCTGATGAAATGAATTGGCAGaataattgaaaatgaaatgagtcATTTGTTGCAGCCCGACTGCCATCTTACCAATTAATTTCTTGTACTCCTAACTCAAAACAGCGAAGAAGCTTCCTAAGAACGAACCTCAGGGCGGAGTGGGCGCCGGTGGACGAGCCAGAGGCGGCGTGGACCTGCAGGAAGCTGCACCGCATGGCAGGAGTGGCCAGTGCTGTGGGGGCGGGAACTAACCAACACAACAATAAGTCCGCTGATCCGAACCAATCTACAGCTACGATCAACCAGACCAGATATTAGCCAGCTGTCAAACAATGTCCCATTGGTCATATCAAACCATGGTCAGACCAACCACCCTTTGAGCAACACATCATCAATTAACTGTTTGGCAAATGAGTCCTCTGGCCAGCAAACTGCCAGACCCCACTGACGGTTCCAGCTGATGAACCAACCAACAGACCAAGAAATCAACCCACAAGCGTATTTGCAAAATCATGTTTTAACCCCAGGACTTGCCAATCCATGACCTCTCTATTGATGATGGACACTTGACGTCACCttagggggggaaaaaaacatcccATTCATggaagatggaaaaaaaaaaaaaaaagatcagtgATTACCAATGGCACACAATAAGGCCATCTTTCTCAcgtttgtttctgtatttgtgtagagggggggaaaaaaaattaacgCAACCAGAAGGAAAATAAACAGGCTGGTTGGCCCTGTCCTTTCTCTTCTACCCTCTGCTTTCCCACGCACCATAAATTAAGTATTTCGATGATGGTTAAACTCCAATCCAGGTGCATGCAGCAGTCCTTCGCTTTTCTGTCTTGTTCCTGGTCAGCTTCCTGGAAAAGATGAAGCGGGAAGGTTTGTAACAGGAGAATGGGAATGGACTGATATGATAGATAGATGATAGGGCTGTGTAGATTGACTTATTACATTGTTATTGTTTtcacttattattattactccaACTTCTTTTGACACAGGCTGTTCAGTATGATTTTAAAGCCTAAACTTTAAGGTTTTACAATCACCCATCTATGTTAAACCATATACAGTAAATAGTACTTTATTAACATTGTCACCCATAAGTAATTTTAGcattaatataatgtttttgaATCATCAGTGTATGACAACTACATAAAGCAAGATATGATTTCTAGACCAAAATCACAACTGTGTATTGACAACATTGCTGTATTTGTATCAGACTCTTCAAGTTTATAATCAATCAGTAGTCATTGTCAAAACTATCTTCACAATCTCTACATGATGTTTTGTTAACCTTAATTATTTTGTGATGGATTTTTTTATGTCAATTTTTTTCCTGGAGATCTATGGTATTAAATGCACTGGTTCTGTCTCATCATCTTTGTGAATTGAGATGTTATCGTtggcttctttt is from Micropterus dolomieu isolate WLL.071019.BEF.003 ecotype Adirondacks linkage group LG02, ASM2129224v1, whole genome shotgun sequence and encodes:
- the rab5c gene encoding ras-related protein Rab-5C, whose protein sequence is MAGRGGPARTNGTAASNKICQFKLVLLGESAVGKSSLVLRFVKGQFHEYQESTIGAAFLTQTVCLDDTTVKFEIWDTAGQERYHSLAPMYYRGAQAAIVVYDITNTDTFTRAKNWVKELQRQASPNIVIALAGNKADLANKRAVDFQEAQAYADDNSLLFMETSAKTAMNVNEIFMAIAKKLPKNEPQGGVGAGGRARGGVDLQEAAPHGRSGQCCGGGN